DNA sequence from the Bacteroidales bacterium genome:
AACAGCCTGCTTGTCTAATATAAAAATGTATGATTTTGTCCCCTCCGTAACAATAGCATCATTGGGCAGAGCACGGGTATATTTTTCATCGGTATGCAAATGGCCAGAAATATACATTCCCGGGATAAGCCCCGAAACTTTTTCATTAATTTTTGCATGGATATGAACTGCCCTTGAATTGGCCTCAAACTCTTTTCCAATTGCAAAAACGGTTGCTGTTAACTCTTCTCCCGGACGGTTTGAAACCGTGAAATGCACTTTTTGGCCTTCTTTTACCAGATGCACATCTTTTTCATAAACCATAAAATCGGCATGGATTGCACTATTGTCGGTTATTTCAAAGAGTATGTCTTTTGCATCAACATAAGAGCCTACTTTTATATTAACTTCATTTACAAAACCGTTTATTGGTGAATTAATGTTTATGGTATTTGAAATATTGCCCTGCATAATTTTATCGGGCGAAAGATTCAGCAATTGCAGGCGTGATTTTAATCCTTCGTATTTTGCTTTTGCCGTATTGTATTCCGCTTTTGCCTGTTGGAAGTCTCGGCCTGCACCAACATTGTTTTCAAACAATTCTTTTTGGCGTTCAAATTCCTGTTCCAGAAATTCAAGCCTGTTGGCAACTTCGGCAAAACTTTCCTGTAAGGCAATGTAATCCGGATGTTCAAGTACTGCCAATAATTGACCCTTGCTTACCCGGTCGCCATGGAATACTTTTATCTCTTTTACATTCCCGCCAATAACGGCTGTAATATCGGCGCTGTTTGCAGGAGGTACTTCGAGTTGCCCGTTTATCTTTACTACCGTGGTTAGGTTGCGCATTTGAAAAGACCCCAATTTTAATTTCAGGGCTTCCCGTTGGTTTTTATTTAATATCACAATGCCTTCGGGGCTATGTTCTTCGTGTTCTTCGCCTTCTCCGGCTGTTTTGTTTT
Encoded proteins:
- a CDS encoding efflux RND transporter periplasmic adaptor subunit, producing the protein MKTKIIIALMAIATLISCNTKNKTAGEGEEHEEHSPEGIVILNKNQREALKLKLGSFQMRNLTTVVKINGQLEVPPANSADITAVIGGNVKEIKVFHGDRVSKGQLLAVLEHPDYIALQESFAEVANRLEFLEQEFERQKELFENNVGAGRDFQQAKAEYNTAKAKYEGLKSRLQLLNLSPDKIMQGNISNTININSPINGFVNEVNIKVGSYVDAKDILFEITDNSAIHADFMVYEKDVHLVKEGQKVHFTVSNRPGEELTATVFAIGKEFEANSRAVHIHAKINEKVSGLIPGMYISGHLHTDEKYTRALPNDAIVTEGTKSYIFILDKQAVEEREKDEPANEEIHADNEDNAEENSMAFRMVEVIPGLKDDGYTEIHLINSLPDNTQVVLNAAYYLLADMKKEETGDDD